The following coding sequences lie in one Tichowtungia aerotolerans genomic window:
- a CDS encoding FeoC-like transcriptional regulator, whose amino-acid sequence MLSDILNEFRRRGALSVSDLSNRFQVDVPVMEGMLQMLERKGRIAKVQSKCSTCKGCVDVRPADVTIFQLLDKKPFFFPCPGAGRL is encoded by the coding sequence ATGCTTTCAGATATTTTAAACGAATTCCGCCGGCGGGGCGCATTGTCTGTTTCAGATTTGTCCAACCGCTTTCAGGTCGACGTTCCGGTAATGGAGGGAATGCTGCAGATGCTCGAACGGAAAGGACGGATTGCAAAGGTGCAGAGCAAATGCTCCACCTGCAAAGGATGCGTGGATGTCCGGCCTGCGGATGTCACTATTTTCCAATTGCTGGACAAGAAGCCGTTTTTTTTTCCATGCCCTGGAGCCGGACGGCTGTAA
- a CDS encoding FeoA family protein, with amino-acid sequence MFGRCFRRRNRGCRAAGCRCACRLSELGQDTSAVILSNHDKQTLEMGMFPGVAIRILKNHPSNPSVVVAAGDSRYIISRQAAMQIGVR; translated from the coding sequence ATGTTCGGGCGGTGTTTCAGAAGACGAAATCGCGGATGCAGGGCGGCGGGCTGCCGTTGCGCCTGCCGGCTCTCGGAGCTGGGTCAGGACACATCGGCAGTGATTTTGTCCAACCACGACAAACAGACCCTGGAAATGGGAATGTTTCCCGGTGTCGCGATCCGCATTCTGAAAAACCATCCCTCCAATCCGAGTGTCGTCGTGGCGGCGGGCGACAGTCGCTACATCATATCCAGGCAGGCCGCCATGCAGATCGGGGTACGCTGA
- a CDS encoding DUF2721 domain-containing protein, translating to MRQLHNLHLHNRDEILRGLINNLRKCLHLIRAIQALGITSLPLCVLCIFLIDTNRVTCAEIIFGTGLLKGTVRFRLIQKNPAPKRQEPSSSAH from the coding sequence GTGCGACAGCTGCACAACCTACATCTGCATAACCGCGACGAAATTCTGCGCGGTCTGATCAACAACCTGCGCAAATGCCTTCACCTCATCCGCGCCATACAGGCGCTCGGCATCACCAGCCTGCCACTGTGTGTCCTCTGCATATTCCTCATCGATACAAACAGGGTCACATGTGCCGAAATCATCTTCGGCACCGGCCTTCTTAAAGGCACGGTGAGATTCCGTCTGATACAAAAGAATCCAGCACCAAAGCGACAAGAGCCATCTTCTTCAGCGCATTAA
- a CDS encoding flavodoxin domain-containing protein, translated as MKTIIVYGSTTGTAEAVALDLAGAFSEVAVISAGEVAENDLMGVDLLILGASTWGTGDLQDDMDALLDQFSSWDVNVKTAAVFGVGDQFTYADTYVDGMADMAAALKNKAIEMVGTWSAEGYGHNASRAQAGDVFIGLALDQDNESDKTAGRIAEWAKQVMEEVGA; from the coding sequence ATGAAAACAATAATTGTATATGGGAGCACAACGGGAACTGCGGAAGCGGTGGCTCTGGATCTTGCAGGAGCATTTTCGGAAGTTGCTGTGATATCGGCTGGAGAGGTGGCCGAAAATGACCTGATGGGAGTGGACCTGCTGATTCTAGGAGCTTCGACATGGGGGACTGGCGATCTGCAGGATGATATGGATGCATTGCTGGATCAGTTCAGCAGCTGGGACGTGAACGTAAAGACTGCTGCGGTGTTCGGGGTGGGGGATCAGTTCACCTATGCCGACACTTATGTGGATGGGATGGCTGATATGGCCGCCGCCCTGAAAAACAAAGCCATTGAGATGGTTGGTACGTGGTCGGCCGAAGGGTACGGCCATAATGCATCGCGAGCTCAGGCTGGAGATGTATTTATTGGACTGGCTTTGGATCAGGACAATGAGTCGGACAAAACGGCCGGTCGCATTGCGGAGTGGGCGAAACAGGTTATGGAAGAGGTCGGAGCATAA
- the feoB gene encoding Fe(2+) transporter permease subunit FeoB, whose protein sequence is MGKLTVALAGNPNCGKTTLFNALTGATQRVGNWPGVTVERLEGFCRHGDAELMIVDLPGIYSFSAFSVDEKVSREFILKDKPDVVINIIDATNLERNLYLTTQLLEMRVPVVVALNMMDIAKTRKIKIEVDHLRAHLGCPVIPMVASRREGLDQLKDELIKIAESHAVSPTRVEYDREAETAIAKLSKKLRSKAGKAGVDARWLAIKLLEGDELAEQLVEGSIGTELKTVIQKVEHHVGDDIDVVIADGRYGFIHGLAKDVCKRTDQLRKTVSDAIDRVVLSRVFGIPIFLTVMYGVFMLTINVGGAFIDFFDILFGTIFVDGFGALLSALHVPDLLITLLAGGVGGGIQTVATFVPPIFFIFLCLSALEDSGYMARAAFVMDRVLRAIGLPGKAFLPMLVGFGCNVPGIMAARTLENERDRTMAVMMNPFMSCGARLPVYILFAAAFFPRSGSTLIFGLYMTGILFSVLTGLLLRKTLLRGQSSTFVMELPPYHIPTFNGVFLHTWNKLKSFAIRAGKVIVMVVVILSLLNTIGTDGSFGHEDSSDSVLSAIGKSITPVFYPMGIEQDNWPATVGLFTGIFAKEAVVGTLDALYTQLDVEEAGGGAEEEPFDFFGGISEAFASVPAAFEGFSGTFADPIGIGGASGVEDSEAVAEEMEIHGGTLGTMQKAFGSKAAAIAYLLFILIYAPCVAAIAAVYRETSWKWAVFCVSYLTGLAWIAATLYYQIATFTAHPGSSSAWVGGIVLFAAVFVGVLYKCSGRSPEHA, encoded by the coding sequence ATGGGAAAACTGACGGTTGCCCTCGCGGGAAATCCAAACTGCGGCAAAACAACTCTTTTCAATGCGCTGACCGGCGCAACCCAGCGCGTCGGGAACTGGCCCGGCGTAACGGTCGAGCGGCTGGAAGGGTTCTGTCGGCATGGGGATGCTGAACTGATGATCGTCGATCTTCCGGGAATCTATTCGTTTTCTGCTTTTTCGGTGGATGAAAAGGTGTCGCGCGAGTTTATTCTGAAAGATAAACCCGATGTTGTAATCAATATTATCGATGCGACTAATCTTGAGCGCAATCTCTACCTGACCACCCAGCTGCTCGAAATGCGCGTGCCGGTGGTCGTGGCGCTCAATATGATGGACATCGCCAAAACCCGGAAAATCAAGATTGAAGTCGATCATCTGCGGGCCCATCTCGGATGTCCGGTCATTCCCATGGTGGCGTCCCGCCGTGAAGGACTGGATCAACTCAAAGACGAGCTCATTAAGATTGCAGAATCGCATGCCGTATCCCCGACGCGCGTCGAGTACGACCGTGAAGCCGAAACGGCAATTGCCAAACTGAGCAAAAAGCTTCGTTCGAAAGCCGGGAAGGCCGGAGTCGATGCACGCTGGCTGGCGATCAAGCTGCTCGAAGGCGATGAGCTGGCGGAGCAATTGGTGGAAGGCAGCATCGGAACGGAATTGAAAACCGTAATCCAGAAGGTTGAACATCATGTCGGAGACGATATTGATGTGGTGATTGCGGACGGTCGCTACGGCTTTATTCATGGACTGGCCAAAGACGTCTGCAAACGCACGGATCAACTGCGCAAAACCGTGTCGGATGCGATTGATCGCGTGGTGCTCAGCCGGGTGTTCGGCATTCCGATCTTTCTGACCGTGATGTACGGCGTCTTTATGCTCACCATTAATGTCGGTGGAGCTTTCATCGACTTTTTCGATATTCTGTTCGGCACGATCTTTGTAGACGGATTTGGGGCGTTGCTGAGTGCGCTGCATGTTCCGGACCTGCTGATCACTCTGCTGGCCGGCGGGGTCGGCGGCGGGATTCAGACGGTGGCCACATTTGTGCCGCCGATCTTCTTCATCTTCCTCTGTCTCTCTGCGCTGGAGGACTCGGGCTATATGGCGCGCGCCGCGTTTGTGATGGACCGCGTGCTGCGCGCGATCGGACTTCCCGGCAAGGCGTTCCTTCCGATGCTGGTCGGTTTCGGCTGCAATGTGCCGGGAATCATGGCCGCGCGCACGCTCGAAAATGAGCGCGACCGAACCATGGCGGTGATGATGAATCCGTTCATGTCGTGCGGAGCCCGCCTGCCGGTCTATATCCTGTTTGCCGCGGCCTTCTTCCCGCGCAGCGGAAGCACCCTGATTTTCGGTCTGTATATGACCGGAATTCTGTTCAGTGTGCTGACCGGTCTGCTGTTGCGCAAAACACTTCTGCGCGGGCAGTCTTCCACCTTTGTGATGGAACTTCCTCCATATCACATCCCGACTTTTAACGGCGTTTTTCTCCACACGTGGAACAAGCTGAAAAGCTTTGCGATCCGTGCCGGGAAAGTCATTGTGATGGTTGTGGTTATCCTCAGTCTGCTGAACACCATCGGCACGGACGGCTCCTTCGGACACGAAGACAGCTCGGATTCCGTGTTGAGTGCAATTGGTAAATCCATTACTCCGGTTTTTTATCCAATGGGAATTGAGCAGGACAACTGGCCGGCCACGGTCGGGCTGTTTACCGGCATCTTCGCCAAAGAAGCCGTGGTCGGAACGCTGGACGCCCTCTATACCCAGCTCGATGTCGAAGAGGCCGGCGGCGGGGCTGAAGAGGAGCCGTTTGACTTCTTTGGCGGCATTTCTGAAGCTTTCGCCTCCGTGCCCGCCGCCTTTGAAGGATTCTCCGGAACCTTTGCAGACCCAATCGGAATCGGTGGAGCTTCCGGCGTGGAAGACAGCGAGGCCGTTGCGGAAGAAATGGAGATTCACGGCGGAACACTCGGCACGATGCAAAAAGCCTTCGGCAGCAAAGCCGCGGCCATTGCCTATCTGCTGTTTATCCTCATCTACGCTCCATGCGTGGCCGCCATTGCGGCGGTGTATCGTGAGACCAGCTGGAAGTGGGCCGTGTTCTGCGTGAGTTATCTGACGGGGCTGGCCTGGATTGCTGCAACGCTCTACTACCAGATTGCCACCTTCACGGCTCATCCCGGATCGTCTTCGGCCTGGGTCGGTGGAATTGTCCTGTTTGCAGCAGTGTTTGTCGGGGTTCTTTACAAATGTTCCGGCCGGTCGCCGGAACATGCATAG
- the dmeF gene encoding CDF family Co(II)/Ni(II) efflux transporter DmeF: MNTDPFRHEHDYLTLHEQGRKRSWIVLVVTLVVMVIEIAAGTVFGSMALLADGWHMSTHAVAFIIVLAAYHYAEKHARDPAFSFGTGKFGVLGGFASAVALAVVALTMLMESLQRLIHPEEIRFNEALGVAALGLAVNAASVFILKTPHEHHHDHGHHHHEHDHNLKAAYMHVLADALTSVLAIVALLFGKYFGWNRLDAFVGIVGSAVIARWAYGLLCETAPILLDSSAEKSVRQEVLERIEKDGDARVADLHIWKVGPSAYAVIVSLVTREVRSPDCFKAKLKGIHHLDHITIEVNPYTNPGGGRSAEE; this comes from the coding sequence ATGAATACGGATCCGTTCAGGCATGAGCATGATTACCTGACGCTGCACGAGCAGGGCCGGAAGCGGTCGTGGATTGTACTGGTTGTAACGCTTGTCGTCATGGTTATTGAGATTGCCGCCGGGACGGTTTTCGGTTCCATGGCGCTGCTCGCTGACGGCTGGCATATGAGCACTCACGCTGTGGCCTTTATCATTGTGCTGGCCGCCTATCATTACGCAGAAAAACACGCCCGCGACCCGGCCTTCAGCTTCGGAACCGGCAAGTTCGGCGTGCTCGGCGGCTTCGCCAGTGCCGTTGCTTTGGCGGTGGTCGCGTTGACCATGCTGATGGAATCGCTCCAGCGGCTGATCCATCCGGAAGAGATTCGGTTCAATGAAGCGCTCGGTGTCGCCGCGCTCGGCCTTGCCGTTAATGCCGCCAGCGTATTCATCCTGAAAACGCCGCACGAACATCATCATGATCACGGACACCATCATCATGAACATGATCACAACCTGAAAGCGGCCTATATGCATGTGCTGGCTGATGCTCTGACGTCCGTGCTGGCCATCGTTGCGTTGCTGTTCGGAAAGTACTTTGGCTGGAACCGTCTCGACGCCTTTGTCGGAATAGTCGGCTCGGCGGTGATTGCCAGGTGGGCATATGGACTGCTGTGCGAGACTGCGCCGATCCTGCTCGACAGCAGTGCCGAAAAATCTGTTCGGCAAGAGGTGCTGGAACGGATCGAAAAAGACGGCGATGCGCGGGTGGCCGACCTGCATATCTGGAAAGTCGGACCGTCCGCTTATGCGGTGATCGTTTCGCTGGTTACCCGCGAAGTCCGCTCGCCGGACTGTTTTAAAGCAAAGCTGAAAGGAATTCATCACCTCGATCACATCACGATCGAAGTGAATCCTTACACAAATCCCGGCGGCGGGCGGTCCGCCGAAGAATAA
- a CDS encoding choice-of-anchor Q domain-containing protein: protein MKWIVCLLLPMAAAVCAEQVAEPNTVYVSKNEPKPLQLIVDAANPGDEIVVAPGVYNMGGRQVDQDGPATRLVVDKPLTIRSEAGANQTFLMGGPSTRCLYLTNGAEVIGFTISGGETCRVGPEGNKFKDLSGGGVWSEPGGTITDCMVVSNTALWYGGGMYGGTAMRCTFKENTARRSGGAASHARLGDCLLAYNRAGRFGGGAQRSELFNCTVAQNRAEIMGGGTSFGAAVNSIIQHNQALQTHHNYYSTEMTFSSSWPKPDGEGNIDGDPGFLNTDTGVFSLHYASPAIDHGTDTFLVADINGRPRVLDGNNNGHARVDMGAFEFAYPKADRPGDGTPDSAERAFE, encoded by the coding sequence ATGAAGTGGATAGTTTGTTTGCTGCTGCCGATGGCTGCTGCGGTTTGCGCTGAGCAGGTGGCGGAACCGAATACTGTTTATGTTTCGAAAAACGAACCGAAGCCGCTTCAGCTGATTGTGGACGCGGCGAATCCCGGCGACGAAATCGTAGTGGCGCCGGGCGTTTATAACATGGGCGGTCGTCAGGTGGATCAGGACGGTCCCGCAACGCGGCTGGTGGTGGATAAGCCGCTGACGATCCGCAGTGAGGCGGGTGCGAACCAAACGTTTCTGATGGGCGGGCCGTCGACGCGCTGTCTTTATTTAACCAACGGTGCCGAAGTGATCGGTTTTACCATTTCCGGCGGCGAGACCTGCCGGGTGGGGCCGGAAGGAAACAAGTTTAAGGATCTGTCCGGCGGCGGGGTCTGGAGTGAGCCGGGCGGAACGATTACGGACTGCATGGTGGTGAGCAATACGGCGCTGTGGTACGGCGGCGGGATGTACGGCGGAACGGCAATGCGCTGCACCTTTAAGGAAAATACGGCGCGGCGTTCGGGCGGCGCGGCGAGTCACGCGCGGCTGGGCGACTGTCTGCTGGCCTATAACCGCGCCGGTCGTTTCGGAGGCGGAGCTCAGCGCAGTGAGCTGTTCAATTGCACGGTGGCGCAGAACCGCGCGGAGATTATGGGCGGTGGAACGTCGTTCGGCGCAGCGGTTAATTCGATTATTCAGCACAACCAGGCGCTGCAGACGCATCACAATTATTACAGCACGGAAATGACGTTTTCGAGCAGCTGGCCGAAGCCGGACGGGGAGGGGAATATTGATGGCGATCCGGGATTCCTGAATACGGACACCGGAGTGTTTTCTCTGCATTATGCTTCCCCGGCGATTGATCATGGCACCGATACTTTTTTAGTGGCGGACATCAATGGACGTCCGCGAGTCCTCGATGGCAATAACAACGGGCACGCCCGGGTGGATATGGGCGCGTTTGAATTTGCCTATCCGAAGGCGGACCGTCCGGGTGACGGCACGCCGGATTCGGCAGAAAGAGCTTTCGAATAG
- a CDS encoding FeoA family protein encodes MFRRFRRRECQQRCGRQPGDQGGICCAHPLSDFAQGANVVVVSNKDRKTLEMGLFSGAFVTVLKNRPRDANMVVAAGESRYIIAKEAAQKIQVH; translated from the coding sequence ATGTTTAGACGTTTTAGACGCCGGGAATGCCAGCAGCGCTGCGGCCGTCAGCCCGGAGATCAGGGAGGAATCTGCTGTGCTCATCCGCTCAGCGATTTTGCGCAGGGCGCCAACGTGGTGGTGGTTTCCAATAAGGACCGGAAAACTCTTGAAATGGGACTGTTCAGCGGAGCCTTTGTGACTGTTCTGAAAAACCGGCCGCGCGATGCCAACATGGTGGTTGCTGCAGGAGAAAGCCGCTATATCATTGCCAAAGAAGCGGCTCAGAAAATACAGGTTCATTAA
- a CDS encoding LbtU family siderophore porin, with amino-acid sequence MRVSKGWIAGLVLTGVTAGAVAQEETVSKKEFDALQRQVTELKALLNAENNALAEAEASRTLNETLEEVADALPEAMVFGALLEVEAGYNHTDSEDASDIALATVALGAGWQLSDRVRADLTFLYEEDDTPFDVDQAIITLGNTEEFPLYLQAGKMYVPFGHLDSFFISDPIVLELSEALETGALFGFEKNGFVVSMTVFNGDVDTDGEDQVDNAVLAASYGIGNDDASVDFGVSWIRNIMDADSLTAFAEDDGYTYTADDTGGLNAWVTAAFGPATFIGEYVTALDEIEIDGFDTGFEPESLNLELGVAINDRIEVAGKYEHSRGVLDAFAENRYGVMCGCLLSETEMCSTCLALEYMKEDFGAGAEDVDLVTMQLALEF; translated from the coding sequence ATGAGAGTTTCAAAAGGATGGATTGCAGGATTAGTTTTGACAGGAGTGACGGCGGGGGCTGTTGCTCAGGAGGAGACGGTCAGTAAAAAAGAGTTTGATGCGCTTCAGCGGCAGGTGACGGAACTGAAAGCGTTGCTGAATGCTGAGAATAATGCATTGGCAGAGGCTGAGGCGTCACGCACGCTGAATGAGACGCTGGAAGAGGTGGCGGATGCTCTTCCGGAAGCGATGGTGTTCGGTGCGTTGCTGGAGGTTGAGGCCGGTTATAATCACACGGACTCTGAAGATGCCAGTGACATTGCCCTGGCCACGGTGGCGCTGGGGGCCGGATGGCAGTTGAGTGACCGGGTGAGGGCTGATCTGACTTTCCTTTATGAGGAAGATGACACGCCGTTTGATGTGGATCAGGCAATTATCACGCTGGGCAATACGGAAGAATTTCCTCTCTATCTGCAGGCTGGGAAAATGTATGTGCCGTTTGGTCATCTGGACAGCTTTTTCATCAGTGACCCGATCGTGCTTGAGCTGTCGGAAGCGCTTGAGACCGGCGCGCTGTTCGGGTTTGAAAAAAACGGTTTTGTTGTCAGCATGACTGTTTTCAACGGTGACGTGGACACCGACGGTGAAGATCAGGTCGACAATGCGGTTCTGGCCGCTTCCTATGGCATCGGAAACGATGATGCCTCTGTGGATTTCGGAGTCTCCTGGATTCGGAACATCATGGATGCCGACAGTTTGACCGCCTTTGCTGAAGACGATGGATATACCTATACCGCGGATGACACCGGTGGATTGAACGCATGGGTGACGGCTGCATTCGGTCCGGCAACTTTCATTGGTGAATATGTGACGGCGCTGGATGAAATCGAAATAGATGGCTTTGATACGGGCTTTGAGCCGGAATCGCTGAATCTGGAACTGGGTGTTGCGATCAATGATCGCATTGAAGTGGCCGGAAAGTATGAGCATTCCAGAGGTGTACTCGATGCTTTTGCTGAAAACCGTTATGGCGTTATGTGCGGCTGCCTTCTTTCCGAGACCGAAATGTGCAGTACCTGTTTGGCGCTGGAATACATGAAAGAAGATTTTGGAGCCGGTGCAGAAGATGTCGATCTGGTCACCATGCAGCTCGCGCTTGAATTTTAA
- a CDS encoding FeoC-like transcriptional regulator: MLTEILKLLEERGAMSLKEIAQHFHSEIAAMEGMLGTLEKKGRIERLSTKCSKCKGCVEVRREDALIFKVSK, from the coding sequence ATGCTGACCGAAATACTCAAGTTGCTCGAAGAGCGCGGGGCAATGTCGCTTAAGGAAATTGCTCAGCACTTTCATTCGGAGATTGCCGCGATGGAAGGAATGTTAGGAACCCTTGAGAAGAAGGGGCGCATTGAGCGGCTCAGCACCAAATGTTCCAAATGCAAAGGATGTGTTGAAGTGCGACGCGAGGATGCATTGATTTTTAAGGTGTCGAAATGA
- the feoB gene encoding ferrous iron transport protein B — protein sequence MKNFTIALAGNPNCGKTTLFNALTSSRERVGNWPGVTVEHLEGGYAFEDADYRVVDLPGIYSFSAGSLDEVAARDYILKEKPDAIVNVIDARNVERSLYLTAQLLEMRVPLVVVVNMAGLAKKRHIEVQISHLQKHLDCPVLQVEAIRKDDVGGLQQVIKKTAAEKPISKTHVQYDAVVEKAIDELMPEVTEAAKRVDVSARWLAVKLLERDHVAEDLTIGVCDELRAVQIDRVEKHIGEDIEIVMADGRYGFVHGLALDVVKRTGEMRKRMSDAIDRIVLSRALGIPLFLTIMYAVFSITINLSGPIIDWIDGVFGAVLVDGLGGWLEGIGSPMWLSVLLADGLGGGIQTVATFIPPIFFMFLCLSLLEESGYMARAAFVMDRSLRAIGLPGKAFIPMLVGFGCNVPGIMAARTLDNQRDRTLTVLLNPFMSCGARLPVYALFAGIFFPEQGGAVIFSLYLTGILLAIGSGLLFRRTILKGEASTFVMELPPYHVPRLAAISYHTWERLKEFILRAGKIILVLVLILSFLWSIGTDGSFGNQESDKSVLSAASRVITPVFHPMGITDENWPATLGLVTGIFGKELVVGTLNTFYGADGADPEASMLAAFDGRAGAFAYLLFVLIYMPCVAAVAAIQRETGWNWMFFSVFYLTALAWMFAVLFYQTATAVAHPVSSVFWCGGILLAMFAFAGLLKLISKKRIN from the coding sequence ATGAAAAATTTTACAATAGCTCTGGCGGGGAATCCCAATTGTGGGAAAACCACGCTGTTTAATGCTCTGACCAGCTCTCGTGAGAGGGTGGGTAACTGGCCGGGGGTGACCGTGGAGCATCTGGAGGGCGGATACGCCTTTGAGGATGCCGATTACCGGGTCGTCGATTTGCCTGGTATTTACTCTTTTTCTGCCGGTTCTCTCGATGAAGTGGCCGCCCGTGATTACATCCTGAAAGAAAAGCCCGATGCGATCGTAAACGTTATTGATGCGCGCAACGTCGAGCGCAGCCTGTACCTTACGGCTCAGCTGCTGGAAATGCGCGTGCCGCTTGTCGTTGTGGTCAATATGGCCGGACTCGCTAAAAAGCGGCATATTGAAGTGCAGATCAGCCATCTCCAGAAACATCTGGACTGTCCGGTGCTGCAGGTGGAAGCGATTCGCAAAGATGACGTCGGCGGACTCCAGCAGGTCATCAAAAAAACGGCCGCCGAAAAGCCGATCAGCAAAACACATGTGCAGTACGATGCTGTTGTAGAGAAAGCAATTGATGAGCTGATGCCCGAGGTTACCGAGGCGGCAAAACGGGTTGATGTGTCGGCCCGCTGGCTGGCGGTGAAGCTGCTGGAACGCGATCACGTGGCGGAGGATTTGACGATCGGGGTTTGCGATGAACTGCGAGCGGTTCAGATTGATCGGGTGGAAAAACACATCGGCGAAGACATTGAAATTGTGATGGCCGACGGCCGCTACGGTTTTGTCCACGGACTGGCTTTGGACGTGGTTAAACGAACCGGCGAGATGCGCAAACGGATGTCGGATGCCATCGACCGCATCGTGCTGAGCCGTGCACTCGGCATTCCTCTTTTCCTGACGATCATGTACGCCGTGTTTTCCATCACCATCAACCTGTCGGGCCCGATCATCGACTGGATTGACGGTGTTTTCGGTGCGGTGCTTGTAGACGGTCTCGGTGGCTGGCTGGAAGGAATCGGTTCGCCGATGTGGCTGAGCGTCTTGCTGGCTGACGGACTCGGCGGAGGTATCCAGACGGTGGCCACTTTTATTCCGCCGATCTTCTTTATGTTCCTTTGTTTGTCGCTTCTGGAAGAGTCGGGGTATATGGCGCGGGCTGCTTTTGTGATGGACCGAAGCCTGCGGGCGATCGGTCTGCCCGGCAAAGCGTTTATTCCCATGCTGGTCGGTTTCGGCTGCAATGTGCCCGGCATTATGGCCGCCAGAACGCTGGATAATCAGCGTGATCGTACGCTGACTGTTCTGCTCAACCCGTTTATGTCCTGCGGTGCGCGCCTGCCGGTGTATGCTCTTTTTGCCGGAATCTTTTTCCCGGAACAGGGCGGAGCGGTGATCTTTTCGCTGTACCTGACCGGCATCCTTCTGGCGATCGGCAGCGGCCTGCTGTTCCGCCGCACGATTCTGAAAGGGGAAGCGTCCACCTTTGTGATGGAACTGCCTCCGTATCATGTGCCGCGGCTGGCAGCGATTTCCTATCACACATGGGAACGGCTGAAGGAGTTTATTCTTCGTGCCGGTAAAATTATTCTGGTGCTGGTGCTGATCCTCAGTTTTCTCTGGTCCATTGGAACCGACGGCTCTTTTGGGAATCAGGAAAGTGACAAGTCCGTGCTCAGCGCAGCCAGTCGTGTTATTACACCGGTTTTCCACCCCATGGGCATCACCGATGAAAACTGGCCGGCGACCCTCGGGCTTGTTACCGGAATCTTCGGCAAAGAGCTGGTGGTCGGAACGCTCAATACTTTTTATGGTGCGGATGGCGCGGATCCTGAAGCCTCCATGCTGGCCGCATTCGACGGCAGGGCCGGAGCCTTTGCCTATCTGCTGTTTGTGCTTATCTATATGCCGTGTGTTGCCGCTGTTGCAGCTATCCAACGCGAGACCGGATGGAACTGGATGTTCTTCAGCGTGTTTTATCTGACGGCTCTCGCGTGGATGTTTGCGGTCCTGTTTTACCAGACCGCCACTGCCGTGGCTCATCCGGTGTCGTCCGTCTTTTGGTGCGGCGGTATTCTTCTTGCCATGTTTGCCTTTGCCGGACTGCTTAAACTGATTTCAAAAAAAAGGATAAACTGA
- a CDS encoding FeoA family protein, producing MKIREMKTGTIGRVAGYSTDDRRYRQKLIQMGLVRGVEFKLERVAPLGDPVELRLQGGSLTLRKAEADALNVEEV from the coding sequence ATGAAAATCAGAGAAATGAAGACGGGAACCATCGGCCGCGTGGCCGGTTACAGCACGGACGACCGACGCTATCGGCAGAAGCTGATTCAAATGGGACTTGTGCGCGGCGTGGAATTCAAACTCGAGCGGGTTGCTCCGCTGGGCGATCCCGTTGAACTGCGTCTGCAGGGCGGCAGTCTGACCCTGCGCAAGGCCGAGGCTGATGCCTTGAACGTGGAGGAGGTTTGA